CCGTCGCAGCAGATTGAAATTGGTCCACGGAAGGCTCAGATTCCGTGTTTGGTTCCTTGTGCGACTTGCTGGGCAAACTGATACTTTCCAAAAGATTCTTAAATCCCTGCATGCGATGAATCTCTGTTTTGACCCAGTGGAGCTGCCTCCTTCGCTCCGAATCCGTGCCTCCTTTCAAACGTTCTTCGAACTCTATTTCACTCAGGGTCATGGGATTCAGCCAATCCTGCAAGTTCAAAGGCTCAATATCTGCATCCGTTGAGGCTGCGCGAGTCGGTACATTGGTCTTCTGGGTGATCACCTCGCCTGAGCCACTGGTTGAGCCACTGTACGATAAGCTTTCAGGCAGTGGCGAAGATGTTCCGATAACCGTTCGCTTTCGTGGAGCGGGAACTGGTAGAGCAATGCGTTCAGCCTTGGATGAGCTTCTCGAACTGGAATGGTTCGTACTGGTGGGCGCAGCTTGTTGCAGAGAACCTGTAGGCACTGTTCAAAGTATGAATTAGTACAAATGCCACCTTCTTGAATAGTTACTTACCCTTCAACTGCTCCTTGCTGCTGATGCTCAGGGAACGCAAACTAGTACTGGATTCGGTCAGTTCCAGACAAGAGATACGCCTGGCTATATCCCGGACGAGTTTCTTCTTCTGTCCCTGGCTGAGGCTGCGAGATCTTACCAGAGAACAGAGCAAATCGATTCCTAGATCCAGTTCTCCTCGCGGTCTACTACCGGATCCAATGTCTAACGAGGTGGCTGATGTGGAGGCGGTGGAGGGATTTACTACAGGGTTCTCGGGCTGCTGGTTCTCCTTGTTCGCATGCCGCCTATTGCTCCGAATCTTCTCGAACTGAGCCGCCGTGTACTGTCGCTCTTGCTCGCGCTCCTTTTCGCGCTGTATAGCTTTTCTTTGGTCCCTAGTGAGTTGCTGAACTCCTGGCTGTTCCCTTTCCGGTTGATGATCCTTTTCTTGGCGCTGTTCAGCTTTTCTTTGGTCCCTCGTGAGTTTCTGAATTCTTTGCTGTTCCCTTTCCGGTTGATGATCCTTTTCTTGGCGCTGTTCAGCTTTTCTTTGGTCCCTCGTGAGTGGCTGATTACCTTGCTGCTTCGTTTCCGAATGATGATCCTTGTCCCTTAGTTCTTTTCCGTTTTCTTCCTCTTGTTGCATATCATTTTGGTGCTGCTCTTTTTCCAGTTGCTCCTGCGGCTCAACCTCCTTCTCTTGTTGTCTCCTTTGATTCTGCTTGACCACCTCGACTTCCTGCTGCATATGCATATGATAATCAAAGCTAGTGGCCGACGAACTGCCGTACAGCGAGGTGGTTTGTGATTCACGCCTTGAACTAGCACGCGAGCTCTCCACCCTTGAGCTGACTTGTGATCCCAATCTGGAGCTATTTGGCGAGTTGAGCCTGGAGTCGTCTCTTCTGTAACTGCTCAGCGATTCCCTCTGCGAGCTACTCACCGATGGTCTGCGAGAACTTATCTGTGGATCTTGTACTCGCGAACTAATCCTTAAATCGTCTTTCCTACGGCTGCCGATTGATCCTTCTTCTTCCATTATGGAGTCAATTTCGGTATCATTTCTATTGAAACTGCATTGGGTACCTTCTGTTGAAAAATTTCCACGAATATCTTTTGCTTCGGAACTGCCTTGAGTTGACTCCTTTCGCGAGCTGCTACGACAGTCCGTCTGACAAGAGCTAACTTCGGAATCCTGTCTCCTTGATTTACTTTTGCACTTCTTCCTAGAATCCCCTTTATTGGAGCTCAATGAACTTTCCATTCTAGAGTTTAGAGACTTCATGCGTTCGCTGCGATTGACGAATGTGCTGCAAGCCAGTGGCGGCGTCGGCTTATCCAGCATTGGCGACGGTTCCTCGGCTTCATGGGGCTGCACTCCATCCAAATCCGTCTCGGGTCGCTGCTCTGTTGGCTGACGCCAGCCGCAATCCTCCAGAACGGATCGCTCCAGCGTGCTGATGTTACTCATGGACATTGCCCTCTTGCAGTAGCCCACATCGGCAGCAGGATCCCACTCCAGGCGTTTGTGTGACTTAAGGACAGACTCTGGGGTCtgcgtttttttgttttgcatctGGGGCGACTTGGTAGGTGTGCGTATGTCTTCCGCGGATTGGGACATTGTTTGGGTGACTGCTACGGAACGAAAACTGGGGCTACTGGCCAATACAATAGGAATTATAGTGTATTCATCCGGTTTTGCCTGAGTTACTTGTGATTTCGGTGATGGGAACTGACTGATTGTGTGCTTACTGGGTGGTGGTGAAACTGACCGTTCCCGGGAAGGATGATCGCTGCACTTCGTGCGACGCCTGTGGCCAGATTCTGGTCGCGATTCATTTTCCATGGACGCACATCCTGGCGGCTGGACTGATCCTAGGGCACAACTGTGGGTGCTGCCACTGGCTCCACTACTTGCCGTCGACGAAAGGGCCATGAATCGATCCAATTCCCGGTCCGTGGCAATTGCGCTGATATATTCCCTGGCTAGTGGAGGAACGCGGGATGATTCTGCCGGTCTGTTATGGCGGGAACCGGACATCATCACCTTTTGGCCTGCTCCTCTCTTCGCTCTCATGGTCGAAAAAGTTTATTGCCCTGCTATATGTCAGTTCGCCACATGGAAGCAGCGTTTAGAGACTAGTTTGACGTGACTATTTTGATGTGACGCTAAAATCattcgaaaacaaattaaaccaACTGATATCGAAAATTATTGCCTATCGGTGGCGATAGCTGGTTAGGTGCCCTTATAATCgataacaattaatttgtttaaaatgccattGTATTTTCCTAAAGTACATATTGAGATGGTAAAATcaaggaaaaaataatatatattatatatatatacaattcaGAATTCAAAGAAAGCATTCAGTTAGTTGATACAAGTGAATAAATAGAACATTTTATTAACAGCAATGTAATGTGGGATTAACAGGGCCTGTCGTGAGTACTGTTCGGGCTGAACCGGTTCGGACGCAGTGTTGGCTAACGATGCAACCGGTTCCAGTTGCCTGTGGATTTTCAAAATGGCATTTGGTGTCGTACTGCGTTGTTTATAATTGCTCCTCGCTGGTTtagaaaaacaatttgaatcTTATTAAAGAAACTTAAGATATACATATCGACTTGAAATCGACTGAATAATGCTGGAGACGAAGAGCATAGCTGCATTGGCTTTCACGGAGACGCCGCGCAAACGCAAAAGGGAGACGCTCTATAAAAATGCTGCCCCGCCCCCGAATCCGCAGCAACAACCCCCAGAAAAGGACGCACAGGATGCAGCTGTCGCGTCGACGGAATCGTGCTTCACCAACGCCGCCTTCAGTTCCACGCCCAAGAAGCTGATGGTGGCTCGTCGTCGTTTGGCCAAGGAGAATAGCCAACCCAATCCGTTTCCCGGCTTGGAGGTCAAGTCCATAGCCGATCTTgcccagaagcagcagcaccagcagcatcatcagcagcagcaacaacagaagcTACCCACGAATCCTTTTGAGGTCCTGCGCCAGCCgcccaagaagaagaagcgcgAGCACGCCTGCTTCGAGAATCCTGGCCTGAATTTGGAACTGCCCGAGAAGCAGTTCAATCCATATGAGGTGAGTTCACTAGTCCAGTCGTGCATGGATGTACTTTTTGTCCTAGTTAAGGTGGAGTAGAAATCATTCATTCAATATCTTTATAATCTATATATTacgaaaaccataaaaatcatacatttattatatatagctatagaatattattataaCCCAGCCATAATATTTCTAGGTCGTCCGCTCGGCAACCACGCCCGCCAAGGGCTTCGTGAATCCTGCCCTGAATTTGCGCGGCAGTGATGCGCCGGCCTCGCTCAATCCCTTCGAGATCCATCGGCCCAGCGAGGCGTCCGAGGCAGCCTGCAATCCGTCGGGTGTGGCCAATCCGGCTCTGGCCGATAGGGAttcggaggagcagctgcccaCCAGCCTGAAGATCGGCTTGCCATTCACGCCCACGCTGGGCTGTCGCATCGATTTTCACGGCATGTCGCTGACGCAGCTGACGCCTAGCAATCTGCTGGCCGAGAAGCTGGTCTTTTCGCCCGTTCCGGCGCCCAAGCGATCGCTGGGCGCCATCAGCGAGGAGTCCTCCATGGACATCGGCAAGGAGCTCGATCGCTATCAACTGGAGTTGGAGAACAGCATCAATGAGGCGAAGCTACGGAAGAATAGCGTGCTGGTGGATAGGGAGCTGTCGAGGAATAGCTTGGAGGTGGAACTGCCCAAGAACACCAAGGTCTCCTTGGTCACGGAGACCAATACGCAGGAGCTGATGATGCAGGAGGTGGTGACGGTGGACACTCAAGTGGAGAGGCGTCTGGTTTGCACCAGACGACGCACACTCACCGAGATTAGCGAGGCTCCCGAGGTGGAGGAGGACAAGGAGAAGCTGCTCGAGCAGGACCCCGAAACAGAGGTGATTCTCGAGCAGGAGAAGATTCTAGAGCAGGAGATGCTCTTGGAGCGGGAACGACATCTAACGAGGGAGAAGCAATTGAAGCAGGAGAAACTCCTCGAGAGGGAAAAACATTTGGAGCGGGAgaagctgcaggagcagctgcacgAGCAGCTCAGGGAAAAGCTCCAGGAGAGGGCCAAGCATctggagaaggagaagctggaggaggagctccTGGAAAGGCAGCTAGAAGAGGAACGGGAAAAGGAGCCAGCCGACGGCGATGTGGCCTATGCCTCCGAATCCGACGATGAGCCCGATGATCTAGACTTCAAGGCACCCACGCGCTTCGTCCGCGCCTACAGACCCGCCGCTCTGCCCTCCAAGGCGGCCAGCAAGGAGTCGCTGCAGTCCATCGGATCCAGCAAGTCCGCCAAATCGGCAGAAGTTAAGCCCAGTATCGGAATGAAGGGCATGATAAGAAAGTCCATCCGAAGACTGATGCATCCCACGTCGCACACTTCACCCGAGGCTAAGTCCGAGGACAAggatggacatggacatggacaggGCCAGCATCACAACATACTCAATAGCATTCGGCACAGCCTGCGCCGGAGGCCCCAAAAGGCGGCCGAGTTGGAGGAGCAGATGGAGCCCGTTCTCGCCGACGTCTCCATCATCGACACCAGCGAACGGACCATGAAGCTCCGCTCGAGCGTCGCCCAAACCGAGTACATGACCATCGAGCAGCTGACCAACGAGAAGAAGCACTCCCTGCGGAACAGCATCAGGCGGTCCACGCGGGACGTGCTGCGCCATGTGTTCCACAAGAGCCACGATGCCTACGCCACCGCCAAGTGAGCAGGTGGCTCCACAGACTCAATTTGGGGGCTTGATTTTTAAGGGCATTTCTGTAACCTGtttatgattatgattttTGAAAGTGTTCACAAAACTGTTGAAATTACTAATTGTTAGTAAGTGTGCCGCCCTTTTGAATTGACCCAATTAACTTcttttcaattcgatttttcaGCACCtagttaagtttttaattgcacCCAAAGATTGTCACACAAGACCAGCAAATAGGAAAGGAAAGCTTATTTCATCTGAAAACCAAATACATTTTCACATCACCTagttttaatcatttttttttttcttaaattctCAAGCGAACTCTGCAAATTAATTCGCACACTGTTTATAGTTCTAAGTACTTGATGTTTGCACGtttattcatatatgtatgtgtatgtttgCCCATAtctctttatatatatatatatatatgctttctaatatataacatttgttttttatacataAACTTGTGATTTCCTATTCTTGGACCGATTTTTCCGACTAACTTTGTGTACAGATGCAGTCGCAACAATTTAATGCTAATGACTAGCACACATTTAAGTAGATGAGTTAATATTCTTGCTTAGTTTATGAGATGCTTGGAAACAATTATATAATCATTATACTAGACGTTTGTTTTCGGCAGTTGAAAAAGTAACATTTTTCAtagctttttattattcgttAGCCCGTTTGTCTAGACATTTCTCTCTTGAGCGGACAACGCTCTTAACGGACAGGCCTACTTGTAGACAGTTTGGAGAAGGGGTCGCCTCCGCTGGTCGATGGGCTTGTAGGCGTGCTGATAGACACTGGCCAATCGCCAGTGCTCCGGATAACCGCCCTGACCCGCTCCGCCCGCTTGGCTTTGGAAGGGCGGCACCAGGGTTTCGATGTCGTAGTTCTTTTTGGCATACGGCTgccgggggcgtggcaccacCAGAACCctaccaccaacaccaccaccaacaccaccgccgccgcctccacaGCCCGGCTCTATGCCCACGAAATCGCCGGAGGCATTGTGCTTGGGCACTCCGGCGCGAAATGCCGCCTTGCTGGTCAGGCAatgtccgtgtccgtgtccgtgtccatgGTTGTGGCCATGTCCGCCGAACGATGGGGGACAGCATCTGGGAGCTGGAGCCACCTTGTGGCAGAGACGGCGAGCTGGACGCCGGAGGAGAACGTCCCGCTTGCAGGGTGGACCACCCGCTGGCCGGCAATCCATGGCCCTGCAATCCTGTCCAGAGTCCGGACCCAAATATTTCTCCCTCAAGGCCTGGTAGGCTTTGTCGCCCAGCAGGGGTGACGATTGATACTGCTTGGCTAGTCGATCGGGCATCCCGCGACCGGGCAGCTCCGCCAAGTTGCCGAAACTCACACCGCCAGTTGGACCGCCGATGCCCGATCCTCGCCTGCAATGCGATGCACTGGAATCGCGGGAGACACTGCGTGCTCTTTGTCTGGCCGGTGGCGAGTAGTCGCAGGCGCACGGATCCTCGCGATCCAAACGGGCACCGCCAAAATCCGTTCGTTTCCTCAGGATGTCCTTGTCGAAGAAATCCGCCTCACCAAGCGTGCTGGTGAAGACGCCAGCCGATCGGCCCAAGTCCGAGGACTGCTCCTCGCGAGGCGTTTTCACACAGGTGAAGACAGCCGGTCCAGCGGAGTCATTGGAGCCGTCTATGTGCCTGGCCAGGCGCGGCTCATCCGCCGGATTCGCCGGCTTGAAGTCccaacaaatggccaaatcCATGGGTCCCATCTTTTTGGCCGGAGCGGAGCCAACGCCCCGGAAGGCGTCGCCATTGCCGAGGGCACGTGGCACGATGCCACCGCCGGTCTTCGGACGGAAGACCTTCATCTTGGTGCAGTGCGTCGGACCCGCGTTGTGCGTTTTCACACCCACGCCCGTGGCAATGGGATCGATTTCCGGGGCCAGGCCCGCATGTCCGCCGGATATCTGCGCCCGCCGGAACGCCAAATCGGCCACGCAATCGGGCAGCGGCTGGTGGTCCAGATTGTCCTGGTGCATCCGCTTGGCCAGCTCGAAATTGGCATATGCCGGCACCACTGGCGATGGACACCGCTCGTTGGGCTTCTCCGTGATCGAGTGCAGCGGCATCTTCTTGATCAAATCGGGTTCGGATACGGGTACGGGATCGGGATCAAAGCTTCGTATTCCCACTGTCGGCAAAGAGATTAGATCCTTGCCGGGCTCCAGGCAAGCAAAGCTCAGCTCGCTGCTGCGCTCCAAGTGATCCGTATAGCGATTTTGGGCCGCTGCCAATGCCGGAAACTGACGACCCGCCGCCGAGCCAAGCTGCTCCCGGTACTTGATGGGCTGCGTGTCGCGCGTGTCCAAGGTGAGACGACCAAGTGGCACGCTGTCCGTGCTGTTGCGCTTCTGGTCGAGCAGCTCCTGGTGCGAGGGCAGCCGGAACTGCGGCTCCGTCAGGTCGCCGGGCGTGTAGCTCAGTTCCGGGAGAGCTGTTTGCGACATGATTGGATGGAGTAGGTGGCTTTCAGGTTCACTTGTTGCAATGCGATGGTGGTGCGAATGGAATGGGATGAGATAacatggagatggagatgatAATGAGGatgtatgcacatatgtaACAGATAAAATATAGATATGCTTTGTGTTGAGTGAGATCGTGCTGCCccttaaaatgtattttaagcCTTCGGTTACAtcgaatttgatttgaatttcgGTTGAACAAAATATAGAAGTGTTACTAATGGCCCTTCGCCGCCTTGCGCTCCTTCTCCTTGCCCTTATCCTTCGCCTTATCCTTCTTGCCCGCCTCCTTGTCCTTTGGCTTATCCTTCGGCTTGCTGGCAGTCGCCGCCGCTTTCTCCGACGACGGAGTTGGCTTGGTCAGCTCATTGGGATGCAACGCCGTTCGTCCTCGGGCAAAGGCGGTTATGGTGCGCTTTCGACGCCGCTTTTCGGTGGCCACGCACGTCGCCTTTACTGCCTTGGGGGTCCTCTTCACGGTTTTCTCGCTCTACGGTTGCAggtgaaagtgaaagtgagTGTGCAGGGTGCAGGGTGTAGGTTGAAGGTGGAGAAAGTGCAcccagaaaagaaaacatatatatagctaTGTTCTGGGTGCACTCAATTGGTAAGTGGTGACCCCGATGGTGACCCCGATTCCCACTCACCACCACGGCGCACTTGGCCCGGTTGCAGCGCTCACTCCGCTCGCTGAGATCCTTCAGCTTCTGCAGTCCCTCGCACTTCGTCTGGCACCGCTCGTGCATCCAGTAGGGATCGTCCTTGTGGCCCAAGGTCAGCCGCTGGTCGCAGGCCAGTGCCCTGCGGTTCTCCCGCTGGCAGTTGCACAGGTCACGCGGAAAATCGACGAACTTGTACCGCCCACTCAGGCAGGCATCGTAGTGGGCGCAAAAGGCACGGGTTATACGCCGCGGTAGCTCGTAGGTTCCGCGATATTGGCCAAAAGAGTTGCCCTCCCTGCGGATGAAATTGAACTGAATAATGATGAGGAGCATGGGCAATTGCTTACTTAATCACTTCGGGCAGCAGGTGGCCGTTCTTGGCCGCCACAACCTTGGCGTTCTTGTGCAGTCCACGCGGGCGGGGTGGTGAGAATCGCGGATACTCCCAGTTGTTGAGGCGCTTCGACTGGAACCGGCCCTCGAACTGCAACGAACGAAGAAGTAAGGATTGAGGATGTCAGGAAGCTGGGCTGGTCTGTGCATGGGCGGGATTAGCCAGGAGTCGATAGACACCTGTTAGGAAAACGCACTCGCCCACTGCGAGTAATGCCCTTATTTATGGTCCCAGCGCAAACAAGGCAATtgataaaaagaagaaaaaaaattgttcaGAAGAGCAGGGCAGGGCAGGGCAGAGCAGAAGCCCACCCCGCAGCCGTGGCCAAATGCCAATCGAAAACCGGAACCCACCCCGGGCGAATGGAGGTGGGGCCAATTACACGGCGTAATCTCTACGCCGGAACATGTGTAGAAAGGCATTTGTCTAATGCCACTTAATGccttgtttgtgtttgcctttcTAAAAATTTCCAACATCGCTGCGCGCTAAAAAACGAGCCAGTGATCTCTAAGCCCGGTCCATTTATCAGAAGGATTAGCCAGCGCCCTAAGCGGGCACCGACCGGAGCAAGTGAGCCCGGCAATATGCCTGCAATTGGATTGGCAACTATTGAATGGATATGACAAGTGAAATCTGTAGAGATCAACATCCGAAAGCATGGAGCCATATCCAAGTAGTGTGACCTCCACTTTGGGGGATTGGAAGCTTTGAGGCTGCGTGGTCTTCCCACGCGTACGGATTTCAATTAAGGAATGCAAATGGACCTCCGCTGGTAACTCGATACTCGGAGCGCTCCGTTGTCACCACTTGATTGAGGCCTTGATCGATGGCTGCTGGAGTGGGTGTTCCACTGGGTGCTGCCGATTCCGGATTGCGAGTGGGTGTGACAAGGGCGCACGTTCGCAGCGCGTGGCTGTTGTGTTGGTCACCAGCAGCATTACCGCATCGCCactgtaattaaatttgcacgGCAATTACGCAATGTAGCAGTGCGCTCGAACAAATTGCGGcgtgaaaaaatacaaattgattttaaactCAATTAGCAACAAAGGAGAGCTTACAGCACTTGGCTGGATGGTGTGGTATCTATGCTAACGCTACACAATAGATAGATACAAAGATAGATGGGTGGAATAGTTGGCACCCCTTGGTGGGTGAGGTGAGCTGGTCACCCCAGCCGGGTGAAGCGATGATTTTTATGGCAACCCTCTGGGGTGCAATTTATCACATGGTGTCCTTGCATCCTCGCATCCGCAGGATTAGACAGTCAAAAAGCTAGTTGGCAAACACGTGCACGGTTGAATCGCTGGTGTGGCAGGCACTGGGGTTGGGCTAGCAGTTCGCCAGAAGGAAGGTACTTCTCTACTT
This Drosophila simulans strain w501 chromosome X, Prin_Dsim_3.1, whole genome shotgun sequence DNA region includes the following protein-coding sequences:
- the LOC6725111 gene encoding protein PRRC2C yields the protein MLETKSIAALAFTETPRKRKRETLYKNAAPPPNPQQQPPEKDAQDAAVASTESCFTNAAFSSTPKKLMVARRRLAKENSQPNPFPGLEVKSIADLAQKQQHQQHHQQQQQQKLPTNPFEVLRQPPKKKKREHACFENPGLNLELPEKQFNPYEVVRSATTPAKGFVNPALNLRGSDAPASLNPFEIHRPSEASEAACNPSGVANPALADRDSEEQLPTSLKIGLPFTPTLGCRIDFHGMSLTQLTPSNLLAEKLVFSPVPAPKRSLGAISEESSMDIGKELDRYQLELENSINEAKLRKNSVLVDRELSRNSLEVELPKNTKVSLVTETNTQELMMQEVVTVDTQVERRLVCTRRRTLTEISEAPEVEEDKEKLLEQDPETEVILEQEKILEQEMLLERERHLTREKQLKQEKLLEREKHLEREKLQEQLHEQLREKLQERAKHLEKEKLEEELLERQLEEEREKEPADGDVAYASESDDEPDDLDFKAPTRFVRAYRPAALPSKAASKESLQSIGSSKSAKSAEVKPSIGMKGMIRKSIRRLMHPTSHTSPEAKSEDKDGHGHGQGQHHNILNSIRHSLRRRPQKAAELEEQMEPVLADVSIIDTSERTMKLRSSVAQTEYMTIEQLTNEKKHSLRNSIRRSTRDVLRHVFHKSHDAYATAK
- the LOC27206364 gene encoding uncharacterized protein LOC27206364 → MSQTALPELSYTPGDLTEPQFRLPSHQELLDQKRNSTDSVPLGRLTLDTRDTQPIKYREQLGSAAGRQFPALAAAQNRYTDHLERSSELSFACLEPGKDLISLPTVGIRSFDPDPVPVSEPDLIKKMPLHSITEKPNERCPSPVVPAYANFELAKRMHQDNLDHQPLPDCVADLAFRRAQISGGHAGLAPEIDPIATGVGVKTHNAGPTHCTKMKVFRPKTGGGIVPRALGNGDAFRGVGSAPAKKMGPMDLAICWDFKPANPADEPRLARHIDGSNDSAGPAVFTCVKTPREEQSSDLGRSAGVFTSTLGEADFFDKDILRKRTDFGGARLDREDPCACDYSPPARQRARSVSRDSSASHCRRGSGIGGPTGGVSFGNLAELPGRGMPDRLAKQYQSSPLLGDKAYQALREKYLGPDSGQDCRAMDCRPAGGPPCKRDVLLRRPARRLCHKVAPAPRCCPPSFGGHGHNHGHGHGHGHCLTSKAAFRAGVPKHNASGDFVGIEPGCGGGGGGVGGGVGGRVLVVPRPRQPYAKKNYDIETLVPPFQSQAGGAGQGGYPEHWRLASVYQHAYKPIDQRRRPLLQTVYK
- the LOC6725113 gene encoding protein Flattop homolog, with the translated sequence MALNFSAQQFEGRFQSKRLNNWEYPRFSPPRPRGLHKNAKVVAAKNGHLLPEVIKEGNSFGQYRGTYELPRRITRAFCAHYDACLSGRYKFVDFPRDLCNCQRENRRALACDQRLTLGHKDDPYWMHERCQTKCEGLQKLKDLSERSERCNRAKCAVVSEKTVKRTPKAVKATCVATEKRRRKRTITAFARGRTALHPNELTKPTPSSEKAAATASKPKDKPKDKEAGKKDKAKDKGKEKERKAAKGH
- the LOC6725110 gene encoding Alstrom syndrome protein 1 homolog a, translated to MRAKRGAGQKVMMSGSRHNRPAESSRVPPLAREYISAIATDRELDRFMALSSTASSGASGSTHSCALGSVQPPGCASMENESRPESGHRRRTKCSDHPSRERSVSPPPSKHTISQFPSPKSQVTQAKPDEYTIIPIVLASSPSFRSVAVTQTMSQSAEDIRTPTKSPQMQNKKTQTPESVLKSHKRLEWDPAADVGYCKRAMSMSNISTLERSVLEDCGWRQPTEQRPETDLDGVQPHEAEEPSPMLDKPTPPLACSTFVNRSERMKSLNSRMESSLSSNKGDSRKKCKSKSRRQDSEVSSCQTDCRSSSRKESTQGSSEAKDIRGNFSTEGTQCSFNRNDTEIDSIMEEEGSIGSRRKDDLRISSRVQDPQISSRRPSVSSSQRESLSSYRRDDSRLNSPNSSRLGSQVSSRVESSRASSRRESQTTSLYGSSSATSFDYHMHMQQEVEVVKQNQRRQQEKEVEPQEQLEKEQHQNDMQQEEENGKELRDKDHHSETKQQGNQPLTRDQRKAEQRQEKDHQPEREQQRIQKLTRDQRKAEQRQEKDHQPEREQPGVQQLTRDQRKAIQREKEREQERQYTAAQFEKIRSNRRHANKENQQPENPVVNPSTASTSATSLDIGSGSRPRGELDLGIDLLCSLVRSRSLSQGQKKKLVRDIARRISCLELTESSTSLRSLSISSKEQLKVPTGSLQQAAPTSTNHSSSRSSSKAERIALPVPAPRKRTVIGTSSPLPESLSYSGSTSGSGEVITQKTNVPTRAASTDADIEPLNLQDWLNPMTLSEIEFEERLKGGTDSERRRQLHWVKTEIHRMQGFKNLLESISLPSKSHKEPNTESEPSVDQFQSAATAAQIPSSMRCMGDQKERPDKEYHLQQGMAAEAVKEMENSGTATTPAPPVRIESVGVNLTNSDPSTLPAPPPTQPPPLPPHLYQQNLQNRKKMATPLLASSRSTSGGARSESVCSFVQQRQRQFREHYQNQQQQQFVLLQQQKLYQLQKQLNQQRDILTQRQQHCGQCAQCGHQRTCVHQQHCPKFQRHPQEAQDQHDEREQYMQMQYAQAAGSAYATPLQSGNSGADKNEAIYYQVVNSQGVASYVQATMVSTGTQNEASATGGAEGSAITRSTTTTTNSLSSMMCISSDMSVPMGLMNTCETTTTTTTHQYDDVACQRVRRGHKETRMNAESMQRQTLQVRPRAISYVIQFTPTGSSEVLGEMPSLQDQLQLARPEFCANAKQRKAILNEMQMIRNVRRQELDNVLNQSPSMEALNRHLDQLPPPAISRVRLFTTREMKAITSKRCKNLPEVLAAQSRQQEERRRRSNRLMRDVFNKRLKSRVASGKISLNHSVAII